A genomic segment from Tessaracoccus defluvii encodes:
- a CDS encoding acyl-CoA dehydrogenase family protein, with protein sequence MLGTLVRGRICVGGGAASATRKALTIAVNYADRRRQFRQPGLGEEILLLDYRTHQRRLLPNVARAYAYGFAQTELALQLQRVTDAAGADPQASRELETRAAGMKALQTRWANDTIQECREACGGAGYMSDNGLTLLRQDADVFATFEGDNTVLLQLVAKALLLDYKASWGDMDMRGTAQKTARLIGSAVMERTTARSVIERLIASADRKPEADRLSARGWHVQMFEFREQHTIEGLARRMRTAAKAEDSFEAINACQPHMLEAAKAHIDRIVLEAFIGGIEQCDDDYIKALLVKVCDLYALATIEANRAWFLEHEVFDPKRSKAITAAVDELCADLRGKSRELVEGLGVPEGWLTHARAAIPPLIG encoded by the coding sequence ATGCTCGGCACGCTGGTGCGCGGCCGGATCTGCGTGGGGGGCGGGGCCGCTTCGGCCACCCGCAAGGCGCTCACGATCGCCGTCAATTACGCGGACCGGCGCCGGCAGTTCCGCCAGCCGGGCCTCGGCGAGGAGATCCTGCTGCTCGACTACCGCACGCACCAGCGCCGGCTGCTACCGAACGTCGCCCGCGCCTACGCTTACGGCTTCGCGCAGACCGAGCTGGCGCTCCAGCTGCAGCGCGTCACCGACGCGGCCGGGGCCGACCCGCAGGCGTCCCGCGAGCTGGAGACGCGGGCCGCGGGCATGAAGGCGCTCCAGACGCGCTGGGCGAACGACACGATCCAGGAGTGTCGTGAGGCCTGCGGCGGCGCAGGCTACATGTCGGACAACGGCCTGACGCTGCTGCGCCAGGACGCCGACGTCTTCGCCACCTTCGAGGGCGACAACACGGTGCTCCTGCAGCTCGTGGCCAAGGCCCTCCTGCTGGACTACAAGGCCTCCTGGGGCGACATGGACATGCGGGGGACGGCGCAGAAGACGGCCCGCCTCATCGGCAGCGCCGTCATGGAGCGGACCACCGCCCGCTCCGTCATCGAGCGCCTCATCGCCTCGGCCGACCGCAAGCCGGAGGCCGACCGGCTGAGCGCCCGCGGCTGGCACGTCCAGATGTTCGAGTTCCGCGAGCAGCACACGATCGAGGGGCTCGCCCGCCGCATGCGGACCGCGGCCAAGGCCGAGGACAGCTTCGAGGCCATCAACGCCTGCCAGCCCCACATGCTGGAGGCCGCGAAGGCCCACATCGACCGCATCGTCCTCGAGGCGTTCATCGGGGGGATCGAGCAGTGTGACGACGACTACATCAAGGCTCTGCTCGTGAAGGTGTGCGATCTGTACGCGCTGGCCACGATCGAGGCGAACCGCGCCTGGTTCCTGGAGCACGAGGTGTTCGACCCGAAGCGGAGCAAGGCGATCACCGCCGCCGTCGACGAGTTGTGCGCAGACCTGCGCGGCAAGTCGCGTGAGCTCGTCGAGGGGCTCGGCGTGCCCGAGGGGTGGCTGACCCACGCCCGCGCCGCGATCCCGCCGCTCATCGGCTGA